The following coding sequences are from one Panicum hallii strain FIL2 chromosome 5, PHallii_v3.1, whole genome shotgun sequence window:
- the LOC112893329 gene encoding uncharacterized protein LOC112893329 isoform X2, whose amino-acid sequence MGMPSKNLDGSWLSAGQTTSVSLGSRNSLRSRSGSNQLELLPARETTPPPATSKPREKKAKGKAAGKKNKKEISVPHDSPAMSTRSKTPQQDSPASHTRSKRKLPLTDLN is encoded by the exons ATGGGGATGCCAAGCAAGAATCTGGACGGTTCTTGGCTTTCTGCAGG CCAAACTACCTCGGTTAGCTTAGGATCTAGAAATTCTCTCAG GTCCAGAAGTGGCTCAAACCAACTTGAGCTACTTCCTGCACGTGAGACAACACCACCACCTGCCACCTCCAAGCCCAGGGAGAAGAAAGCTAAAGGGAAGGCAGCagggaagaaaaataaaaaagaaatttCAGTACCACATGATAGTCCTGCAATGAGTACTAGAAGCAAGACCCCTCAACAAGACAGCCCTGCCTCTCATACTAGAAGCAAAAGAAAGCTTCCACTTACTGATTTGAACTAG
- the LOC112895176 gene encoding uncharacterized protein LOC112895176 produces the protein MGSEGPSVVTVHVTGFKKFIGVPENPTEKIVSNLQSYMEKKGLPKSLVLGSCTVLEAAGQGALGTLYEVLESAISDRKEGSQIIWIHFGVSGGLPRFALENQAVNDATFACPDELGWKPQRVPIVPSDGNISQIRKTTLPVNELVKMLRKIGHDVMRSDDADRFVCNYVYYHSLRFAEEHGIKSLFVHVPLFSTIDEAVQMHFVASLLEAVASLN, from the exons ATGGGATCAGAAGGACCTTCAGTGGTGACTGTCCATGTTACTGGATTCAAGAAGTTTATTGGAGTTCCTGAGAACCCAACTGAGAAAATAGTGAGCAATCTTCAATCTTATATGGAAAAGAAAGGGTTGCCAAAAAGCCTTGTACTCGGAAGCTGCACAGTTCTCGAGGCTGCAGGGCAGGGTGCACTTGGCACACTATATGAAGTTTTAGAGTCTGCTATTTCAGATAGAAAGGAAGGGTCACAAATAATTTGG ATCCACTTTGGGGTCAGTGGTGGTTTACCAAGATTTGCGCTTGAGAATCAAGCTGTTAATGACGCCACATTCGCTTGTCCTGATGAGTTAGGATGGAAACCTCAG AGGGTCCCTATTGTACCATCTGATGGAAACATCTCACAGATTAGAAAG ACTACCCTTCCAGTTAATGAATTAGTCAAGATGCTTCGAAAGATTGGCCACGATGTGATGCGTTCAGATGATGCTGATCGATTTGTATGCAACTATGTGTACTATCATTCCCTCCGCTTTGCAGAGGAACATGGCATCAAATCTCTGTTTGTGCATGTGCCCCTCTTCTCGACAATTGATGAAGCTGTTCAGATGCATTTTGTTGCTTCCCTTCTTGAAGCTGTTGCTAGCTTGAACTAG
- the LOC112893329 gene encoding uncharacterized protein LOC112893329 isoform X1, which yields MPAEKGPPKKRKKIIKPSCESSIVPVGLTPKTMNFSPNQTTSVSLGSRNSLRSRSGSNQLELLPARETTPPPATSKPREKKAKGKAAGKKNKKEISVPHDSPAMSTRSKTPQQDSPASHTRSKRKLPLTDLN from the exons ATGCCAGCTGAAAA GGGTCCaccaaagaaaagaaagaaaatcaTTAAGCCATCTTGTGAGAGTAGCATTGTACCTGTTGGTCTAACACCTAAAACAATGAATTTTTCTCCTAA CCAAACTACCTCGGTTAGCTTAGGATCTAGAAATTCTCTCAG GTCCAGAAGTGGCTCAAACCAACTTGAGCTACTTCCTGCACGTGAGACAACACCACCACCTGCCACCTCCAAGCCCAGGGAGAAGAAAGCTAAAGGGAAGGCAGCagggaagaaaaataaaaaagaaatttCAGTACCACATGATAGTCCTGCAATGAGTACTAGAAGCAAGACCCCTCAACAAGACAGCCCTGCCTCTCATACTAGAAGCAAAAGAAAGCTTCCACTTACTGATTTGAACTAG